One stretch of Athene noctua chromosome 27, bAthNoc1.hap1.1, whole genome shotgun sequence DNA includes these proteins:
- the C2CD4C gene encoding C2 calcium-dependent domain-containing protein 4C, with protein MWLLERLRGVAENGGSRGTGQDESPRGSRYSNVLTPDKIPDFFIPPKLSAAPAEAEGPEPPAAPALGPSASEQDLAGRKPPRSPRPSSRPRSRATGRHIIQIESAEDWAAEGGFGTNVDPQAQTAMSLPYVPKAQTSYGFATLVESPHTRRKESLFHSEHSSLCPSPATSPSAQRRAKLNGESGPRAPADLGAALMHPGRYFSGGESDTCSSAESSPFGSPLLSRSVSLLKIFSQESQSKVIKLKHSVARNSSLSTDDSSADTSPSAQRRARSAPAGGQPPTALLPLDLPPGRDREHSLRLSRGGSLRLAAEYDPSNARLRVRLVSAEDLYDALVDLRSINCCVSLCLNPGKLQKQRSTIVKNSRNPVFNEDFFFDGLGPGHARKMSLKLKVVNKGSSLKRDTLLGEKELPLTALLSCL; from the coding sequence ATGTGGCTCCTGGAGCGGCTGCGTGGCGTGGCGGAGAACGGCGGGTCCCGGGGCACGGGGCAGGACGAGTCCCCGCGAGGGTCCCGCTACAGCAACGTCCTCACCCCCGACAAGATCCCCGACTTCTTCATCCCGCCCAAGCTGAGCGCGGCGCCCGCCGAGGCCGAGGGCCCCGAGCCCCCCGCAGCGCCCGCCCTGGGCCCCTCGGCCTCGGAGCAGGACCTGGCCGGGCGCAagcccccgcgcagcccccggccgTCCAGCCGGCCCCGCTCGCGGGCCACGGGCCGGCACATCATCCAGATCGAGAGCGCCGAGGACTGGGCGGCCGAGGGGGGCTTCGGCACCAACGTGGACCCGCAGGCGCAGACGGCCATGTCGCTGCCCTACGTGCCCAAGGCGCAGACCTCCTACGGCTTCGCCACGCTGGTGGAGAGCCCCCACACGCGGCGCAAAGAGTCGCTCTTCCACAGCGAgcacagcagcctctgcccctCGCCGGCCACCTCGCCCAGCGCCCAGCGCAGAGCCAAGCTCAACGGCGAGAGCGGCCCCCGGGCACCCGCCGACCTGGGCGCAGCCCTCATGCACCCCGGCCGCTACTTCAGCGGCGGCGAGAGCGACACGTGCTCCTCGGCCGAGTCCTCGCCCTTTGGCTCCCCGCTGCTCTCCCGCTCCGTCTCCCTGCTGAAGATCTTCAGCCAGGAGAGCCAGTCCAAGGTCATCAAGCTGAAGCACTCGGTGGCCCGCAACAGCTCGCTGTCCACCGACGACAGCTCGGCCGACACCAGCCCCAGCGCCCAGCGCCGCGCCAGAAGCGCTCCGGCcggggggcagccccccaccGCCCTGCTGCCCCTGGACCTGCCGCCGGGCCGCGACCGGGAGCACAGCCTGCGGCTCAGCCGGGGCGGGAGCCTGCGCCTGGCCGCCGAGTACGACCCCTCCAACGCCCGCCTGCGCGTGCGGCTCGTCTCCGCCGAGGACCTCTACGACGCCCTCGTCGACCTGCGCAGCATCAACTGCTGCGTCTCGCTGTGCCTCAACCCCGGGAAGCTGCAGAAGCAGCGCAGCACCATCGTCAAGAACAGCCGCAACCCCGTCTTCAATGAGGACTTCTTCTTCGACGGGCTGGGCCCCGGCCACGCCAGGAAGATGTCCCTGAAGCTCAAGGTGGTCAACAAGGGCAGCAGCCTTAAGCGGGACACgctgctgggggagaaggagctgCCGCTCACCGCCCTCCTGTCCTGCCTGTAG